One window from the genome of Musa acuminata AAA Group cultivar baxijiao chromosome BXJ1-4, Cavendish_Baxijiao_AAA, whole genome shotgun sequence encodes:
- the LOC135583366 gene encoding squamosa promoter-binding-like protein 3, producing MDWNANASLLWDWDNHAPFGGNFKLSGGGGASSGSELGTGSSSKSTISASVDSSSKAGKEPEWVANLKSHGKNQLLPEAGSSLVAASVAGLEESQIGLKLGKRTYFEDVSAESSVKNPLSSLDSPAASTALVKKPRVSHQSAQSSCCQVEGCNIDLSGAKDYHRKHRVCETHSKCPKVIVAGQERRFCQQCSRFHDLSEFDQRKRSCRRRLSDHNARRRKPRPNIISFSSTTFPPLLYDNKHQMNYLWNNAPFGHMKPMTSSKSEGSQTFKLTQIKAPWMKLTKEVSIDGQLHLPNTQLSNGFPALYHDVDKLLPLKGTATEVLNQGSEASAGASNLDRAPDLRRALSLLSTSSWASPDPRQTPPVTEFVDANSSNHWIYGQPLAQQAQLLPFIMRRNDNQPQEFQLQKIPYRDTIFDPSQIY from the exons ATGGATTGGAATGCGAACGCTTCGCTGCTGTGGGATTGGGACAACCACGCGCCATTTGGTGGGAATTTCAAGCTGTCGGGCGGCGGCGGTGCTTCCTCTGGCTCTGAACTGGGGACTGGTTCCTCGTCCAAGAGCACCATCTCTGCCTCCGTTGATTCCTCGTCCAAAGCAGGAAAGGAACCTGAGTGGGTCGCAAACCTGAAGAGCCACGGCAAGAACCAACTTTTACCGGAGGCTGGTTCTTCCCTGGTTGCGGCGTCGGTGGCTGGATTGGAGGAGTCACAAATAGGGCTAAAACTTGGTAAGAGAACCTACTTTGAGGATGTTTCTGCCGAGAGCAGCGTGAAGAACCCTTTGTCATCTTTGGATTCTCCGGCGGCATCGACTGCTCTGGTCAAGAAGCCGAGGGTGTCTCATCAAAGTGCACAGAGTAGCTGCTGCCAAGTTGAAGGTTGTAACATTGATCTTAGTGGAGCCAAGGATTATCACCGGAAGCACAGGGTCTGTGAAACCCATTCTAAATGCCCCAAGGTCATTGTCGCGGGCCAGGAGCGCCGGTTTTGTCAGCAGTGTAGCAG GTTCCATGATTTGTCCGAGTTTGATCAGAGAAAGAGAAGCTGCCGTAGACGTTTATCCGATCATAATGCACGGCGTCGCAAGCCACGACCCAACATAATCTCCTTCAGTTCAACAACTTTTCCTCCGTTGCTTTATG ATAATAAGCATCAGATGAACTACTTGTGGAATAACGCTCCTTTTGGTCACATGAAACCCATGACAAGCAGCAAAAGTGAAGGCTCTCAAACTTTCAAGCTCACACAAATTAAAGCGCCATGGATGAAATTAACAAAAGAAGTCAGCATTGATGGGCAGCTGCATTTGCCAAACACTCAGCTATCAAATGGCTTCCCCGCACTTTATCATGATGTTGACAAGCTCTTGCCACTGAAAGGCACTGCCACCGAAGTTCTAAATCAAG GTTCAGAGGCATCTGCAGGAGCTTCGAACTTGGACAGAGCACCGGATCTTCGGcgtgctctctctcttctgtcaaccAGTTCTTGGGCTTCTCCTGACCCCAGACAAACTCCCCCTGTCACCGAGTTCGTGGATGCTAACTCCTCAAATCACTGGATCTACGGGCAGCCTCTAGCTCAACAAGCCCAACTGCTTCCATTTATCATGCGCAGAAATGACAACCAGCCCCAGGAGTTCCAGCTGCAAAAAATCCCATACCGGGATACTATATTCGATCCTAGTCAGATATATTGA
- the LOC135647325 gene encoding YTH domain-containing protein ECT2-like isoform X2, translating into MIWRLHLRNFLRSPYKSLYSLESLGSSTTNADLKPVKVESPNEQPPAKDEKLTTTTTSHDLNDMDTSRDAHGHLVSSDIVIDHNAVYQSNIFAPHAHSFFYGGYENLIGDWEDQSRYVNVEGVEFGLAGVYNENPSLVYHTGYGYSPYGPYSPGAYYQQSAPPNMPYLSSSTPIPRVDLAVPIDQQGVFTSDTSNFNTQMFGPRPDLTRTPDGTGSVTPLSLPTVSVSPQPIGGLMPFGQGAMPITSGMGSQQQRSLYGFGSSISSIDRGYSHSGQYHNSTFETSIPSLGIKDQSSFVMDKNRRGGKESTLLCSCNGTVDFLNEQNRGPRANRSKIQMIECNSSLDTEKDSSTTGVDHKLYNSPDFVTEHKDAMFFIIKSYSEDNVHKSIKYGVWASTSSGNRKLDSAYHEAKQKEDPCPVFLFFSVNASAHFCGVSEMIGPVDFEKSVDYWQQDRWSGQFPVKWHMVKDVPNNLFRHIILENNENKPVTNSRDTQEVKLEKGLEMLGIFKKHEYEVSIIDDFEFYEEREKAMQERKARKHNQMYNSAGPVRAAFRNEQRNPPAISGDFINRLSKNFISAVRLEERNNADPATDKNSSLSVSVAPKPDELQKSETTPATTSS; encoded by the exons ATGATCTGGAGGCTTCATTTGAGGAATTTTCTTAGATCTCCCTATAAATCTTTAT ACTCATTAGAATCATTGGGATCATCAACCACAAATGCTGATCTGAAACCTGTCAAAGTTGAAAGCCCGAACGAACag CCACCTGCTAAAGATGAGAAACTGACAACCACCACCACTTCACATGATTTAAATGACATGGATACCTCAAGAGATGCACATGGGCATTTGGTTTCTTCTGATATAGTTATTGATCATAATGCAGTTTATCAATCCAACATTTTTGCCCCTCATGCACATTCCTTCTTCTATGGTG GATATGAGAATCTAATTGGTGATTGGGAAGATCAATCTCGATATGTAAATGTTGAAGGAGTGGAATTTGGCTTGGCT GGTGTCTACAACGAGAACCCTTCGCTTGTATATCACACTGGATATGGTTACAGTCCTTATGGACCGTATTCCCCGG GTGCATACTACCAGCAGTCAGCTCCTCCTAACATGCCGTATCTGTCTTCTTCAACTCCTATACCACGAGTTGATTTGGCAGTGCCAATTGATCAACAAGGAGTATTTACTTCTGATACTTCAAACTTCAACACCCAGATGTTTGGACCAAGACCAG ATTTAACGAGAACCCCAGATGGCACTGGGTCTGTGACTCCATTATCACTACCAACAGTTTCAGTTTCACCTCAACCAATTGGTGGCCTAATGCCATTTGGTCAAGGGGCCATGCCTATAACTTCAGGAATG GGTTCACAGCAACAGAGATCTTTGTATGGCTTTGGATCATCTATCAGCTCTATCGATAGAGGTTACTCGCACAGTGGGCAGTATCATAATAGCACATTTGAGACATCTATTCCCAGCTTGGGAATTAAAGACCAGAGCTCATTTGTTATGGACAAAAATAGGAGGGGAGGAAAGGAAAGTACTTTATTGTGTAGTTGCAATGGCACTGTTGATTTTCTAAACGAGCAAAACAGAGGACCACGAGCAAATAGGTCAAAAATTCAGATGATTGAATGCAATTCTTCACTTGACACTGAGAAAGATAGTTCTACCACAGGGGTCGATCATAAATTGTATAATAGTCCTGATTTTGTTACGGAGCACAAGGATGCCATGTTTTTCATAATTAAGTCTTACAGTGAGGATAATGTTCACAAGAGCATTAAATATGGTGTTTGGGCTAGCACTTCCAGTGGTAATAGGAAGTTGGATTCTGCATACCATGAAGCGAAACAAAAAGAAGATCCTTGCCcagttttcttatttttctcg GTAAATGCAAGTGCACATTTCTGTGGGGTATCTGAAATGATTGGACCTGTTGATTTTGAAAAGAGTGTGGATTACTGGCAGCAAGACAGGTGGAGTGGTCAGTTTCCTGTCAAGTGGCATATGGTGAAAGATGTACCCAACAATTTGTTTCGACATATTATACTCGAAAACAATGAAAATAAGCCTGTCACCAACAGCAGAGACACCCAAGAA GTGAAATTGGAAAAGGGTCTGGAGATGCTAGGAATTTTTAAGAAGCATGAATATGAAGTATCAATCATTGACGACTTTGAGTTTTATGAGGAGCGGGAGAAAGCCATGCAGGAGAGAAAGGCTCGCAAGCATAACCAGATGTACAACTCGGCAGGGCCTGTTCGAGCTGCTTTTAGGAATGAGCAAAGGAACCCTCCTGCCATCTCGGGTGACTTCATAAACCGACTATCTAAGAACTTTATTAGTGCTGTCAGGTTGGAAGAAAGAAACAATGCTGACCCAGCAACAGATAAAAATAGTTCCTTGAGTGTTAGTGTTGCTCCTAAACCTGACGAGCTGCAGAAATCAGAGACTACTCCTGCGACAACAAGCAGCTAG
- the LOC135647351 gene encoding TORTIFOLIA1-like protein 2 → MKPCVVAHSKARSGGKAAVPQQAVFEMKQRVILSLNKLADRDTYNIGVEELEKAALKLTPDMIAPFLSCVAETDAEQKSAVRAECVRLMGTLARSHGILLAPYLGKVVGSIVKRLKDTDSVVRDACVEACGVLATSIRGGEGGGGATFVALAKPLFEALGEQNRYVQVGAAHCLARVIDEASDAPQNILPQMLTRVTKLLKNQHFMAKPAIIELIRSIIQAGCALAEHTLSAAVTSILEALKSNDWTTRKAASVALAGIAVNPGSSMAPLRSSCLHFLESCRFDKVKPARDSIMHAIQCWRALPVTHSSETSEAGSSTKENFGKDINVVTGVCDSQWRDVLSRKNGPVSDLCGNSTSSTQKRAPLSVRKPSTTNMQIHQRMKSNDWHIEISVPKTHGTPLVNSNSVKSDSNVIDLLERRMVNTAELQNINFDYGSVFDKPECSSVSIPDYRIYEMEHLTVSHDCDGENDSEGNDSISPTRNNHSAIEDNGQECLGTQERKSPESTISDLCSRSMHGCCVHAANGLAAIKQQLLEIETKQSNMLDLLQVFIRNSIDNVSKLQSKVNFLEQTLDKMTHSVAECENYSSMVCSKILKKVQTVSSSPKLTPRPSVDNNYNDSSLLSSKSMEIWQDNLSSKSRSSTSVIEEGEILEDSSLDILQSPIPRGVGNNSGRSLISLRNQERDAKDASVGASNLKDVNGYLK, encoded by the exons ATGAAGCCCTGCGTCGTGGCGCATTCCAAGGCCAGATCGGGCGGAAAGGCGGCCGTGCCGCAGCAGGCCGTCTTCGAGATGAAGCAACGGGTGATCCTCTCGCTGAACAAGCTCGCCGACCGCGACACGTACAATATCGGCGTGGAAGAGCTCGAGAAGGCCGCTTTGAAGTTGACCCCCGACATGATCGCTCCCTTCCTGTCGTGCGTCGCCGAGACCGATGCCGAGCAGAAGAGCGCCGTCCGCGCGGAGTGTGTCCGACTGATGGGTACCCTGGCGAGGTCCCACGGGATCCTCTTGGCTCCCTATCTCGGCAAGGTGGTCGGTTCCATCGTCAAGCGCCTCAAGGACACGGATTCCGTCGTCCGTGACGCCTGCGTCGAGGCGTGCGGCGTTTTGGCGACCAGCATTAGAGGCGGGGAAGGCGGCGGAGGGGCAACGTTCGTTGCTTTGGCCAAGCCCCTTTTCGAAGCTTTGGGTGAGCAGAACCGATACGTGCAGGTGGGTGCGGCGCACTGCTTAGCGAGGGTCATCGATGAGGCCAGTGATGCTCCGCAGAACATCTTGCCACAGATGCTCACGCGTGTCACAAAGCTGCTGAAGAATCAGCATTTCATGGCTAAGCCGGCGATCATTGAGTTGATCAGAAGCATCATACAG GCAGGATGTGCTTTAGCAGAGCATACTTTATCTGCCGCAGTTACGAGCATTTTGGAAGCTCTTAAAAGTAATGATTGGACAACACGCAAAGCTGCTTCTGTGGCATTGGCTGGAATCGCTGTCAACCCTGGATCTTCTATGGCTCCTCTGAGAAGTTCTTGCCTCCACTTCCTTGAATCCTGCAGATTTGACAAA GTGAAACCTGCGCGGGATTCAATCATGCATGCCATACAGTGTTGGAGAGCTCTCCCAGTGACCCATTCTTCTGAAACTTCAGAGGCTGGATCATCCACAAAAG AAAATTTTGGCAAAGACATTAATGTAGTCACCGGTGTATGCGATAGTCAATGGAGAGACGTATTGTCTAGAAAAAATGGTCCTGTTTCTGACTTATGTGGAAATTCCACCAGTTCAACACAAAAAAGAGCTCCTCTATCTGTCAGGAAACCAAGTACAACTAATATGCAGATTCATCAACGTATGAAGTCAAACGATTGGCACATTGAGATATCAGTCCCGAAGACTCATGGTACACCATTGGTTAATAGCAATAGTGTAAAGTCTGACAGTAATGTAATAGATCTTTTAGAAAGAAGGATGGTAAATACTGCTGAACTCCAAAATATCAACTTTGATTATGGTTCTGTGTTTGATAAGCCAGAATGCTCTTCCGTATCCATTCCAGATTATCGGATCTATGAGATGGAGCATTTAACTGTATCTCATGACTGTGATGGGGAGAATGATTCTGAGGGCAATGATTCAATAAGTCCAACAAGAAATAACCATTCTGCCATTGAGGACAATGGACAAGAATGCCTTGGTACCCAGGAGCGGAAGAGTCCGGAGTCCACTATTTCAGATTTGTGTTCACGCAGTATGCATGGATGTTGTGTGCATGCTGCAAATGGACTGGCTGCCATCAAACAGCAACTCCTAGAAATTGAAACAAAGCAATCAAATATGCTGGATCTCTTACAG GTGTTCATTCGAAACTCAATAGATAATGTTTCAAAGCTACAGTCAAAAGTGAATTTCTTGGAGCAAACTCTAGACAAGATGACACATTCTGTTGCTGAATGTGAAAATTATTCTAGCATGGTTTGCTCAAAAATATTGAAGAAAGTTCAAACAGTGTCTTCGTCCCCTAAGCTTACACCTAGGCCATCAGTGGATAACAACTACAATGATTCATCACTTTTATCTTCAAAAAGCATGGAGATTTGGCAGGATAATTTGTCTTCAAAGAGTAGATCTAGCACTTCGGTCATAGAGGAAGGGGAGATTTTGGAGGATTCATCACTTGACATACTGCAAAGTCCAATACCCAGAGGTGTAGGAAACAACTCAGGAAGAAGCCTTATATCTCTAAGAAACCAAGAAAGAGATGCGAAAGATGCAAGTGTCGGGGCTAGCAATTTGAAAGATGTGAATGGATACCTGAAATGA
- the LOC103981277 gene encoding protein SMALL AUXIN UP-REGULATED RNA 12-like — translation MDSKKSNKITEIVRLQQILKKWKKLAVTPKSGGGSKSIKFLKRTLSFTDASGDVPKGYLAVCVGEEMRRFVIPTEYLGHRAFAALLREAEEEFGFQQEGVLRIPCEVAVFESILTVVEKNKEGLCYCSAEAELASSHLPPKPVCR, via the coding sequence ATGGATTCCAAGAAGTCCAACAAGATCACGGAGATAGTGAGGCTCCAACAGATCCTGAAGAAGTGGAAGAAGCTGGCGGTGACGCCGAAGAGCGGCGGTGGCAGCAAGAGCATCAAGTTCCTGAAGAGGACCCTCTCCTTCACCGACGCGTCGGGGGACGTCCCGAAGGGATACCTGGCGGTGTGCGTCGGCGAGGAGATGCGGAGGTTCGTGATCCCCACGGAGTACCTCGGCCACAGGGCCTTCGCGGCGCTGCTGAGGGAAGCAGAGGAGGAGTTCGGGTTCCAGCAGGAAGGCGTGCTGCGGATCCCATGCGAGGTGGCCGTGTTCGAGAGCATACTGACGGTGGTGGAGAAGAACAAGGAGGGGCTCTGCTACTGCTCCGCTGAGGCTGAGCTCGCCAGCTCCCACCTCCCACCAAAACCAGTGTGCAGATGA
- the LOC135647325 gene encoding YTH domain-containing protein ECT2-like isoform X1 gives MIWRLHLRNFLRSPYKSLYSLESLGSSTTNADLKPVKVESPNEQPPAKDEKLTTTTTSHDLNDMDTSRDAHGHLVSSDIVIDHNAVYQSNIFAPHAHSFFYGGYENLIGDWEDQSRYVNVEGVEFGLAGVYNENPSLVYHTGYGYSPYGPYSPGMTPLTSLSGDGQLYSPHQFQFPGAYYQQSAPPNMPYLSSSTPIPRVDLAVPIDQQGVFTSDTSNFNTQMFGPRPDLTRTPDGTGSVTPLSLPTVSVSPQPIGGLMPFGQGAMPITSGMGSQQQRSLYGFGSSISSIDRGYSHSGQYHNSTFETSIPSLGIKDQSSFVMDKNRRGGKESTLLCSCNGTVDFLNEQNRGPRANRSKIQMIECNSSLDTEKDSSTTGVDHKLYNSPDFVTEHKDAMFFIIKSYSEDNVHKSIKYGVWASTSSGNRKLDSAYHEAKQKEDPCPVFLFFSVNASAHFCGVSEMIGPVDFEKSVDYWQQDRWSGQFPVKWHMVKDVPNNLFRHIILENNENKPVTNSRDTQEVKLEKGLEMLGIFKKHEYEVSIIDDFEFYEEREKAMQERKARKHNQMYNSAGPVRAAFRNEQRNPPAISGDFINRLSKNFISAVRLEERNNADPATDKNSSLSVSVAPKPDELQKSETTPATTSS, from the exons ATGATCTGGAGGCTTCATTTGAGGAATTTTCTTAGATCTCCCTATAAATCTTTAT ACTCATTAGAATCATTGGGATCATCAACCACAAATGCTGATCTGAAACCTGTCAAAGTTGAAAGCCCGAACGAACag CCACCTGCTAAAGATGAGAAACTGACAACCACCACCACTTCACATGATTTAAATGACATGGATACCTCAAGAGATGCACATGGGCATTTGGTTTCTTCTGATATAGTTATTGATCATAATGCAGTTTATCAATCCAACATTTTTGCCCCTCATGCACATTCCTTCTTCTATGGTG GATATGAGAATCTAATTGGTGATTGGGAAGATCAATCTCGATATGTAAATGTTGAAGGAGTGGAATTTGGCTTGGCT GGTGTCTACAACGAGAACCCTTCGCTTGTATATCACACTGGATATGGTTACAGTCCTTATGGACCGTATTCCCCGGGTATGACACCTCTAACTTCTCTTAGTGGAGATGGCCAGCTTTACTCGCCTCATCAGTTCCAGTTCCCAGGTGCATACTACCAGCAGTCAGCTCCTCCTAACATGCCGTATCTGTCTTCTTCAACTCCTATACCACGAGTTGATTTGGCAGTGCCAATTGATCAACAAGGAGTATTTACTTCTGATACTTCAAACTTCAACACCCAGATGTTTGGACCAAGACCAG ATTTAACGAGAACCCCAGATGGCACTGGGTCTGTGACTCCATTATCACTACCAACAGTTTCAGTTTCACCTCAACCAATTGGTGGCCTAATGCCATTTGGTCAAGGGGCCATGCCTATAACTTCAGGAATG GGTTCACAGCAACAGAGATCTTTGTATGGCTTTGGATCATCTATCAGCTCTATCGATAGAGGTTACTCGCACAGTGGGCAGTATCATAATAGCACATTTGAGACATCTATTCCCAGCTTGGGAATTAAAGACCAGAGCTCATTTGTTATGGACAAAAATAGGAGGGGAGGAAAGGAAAGTACTTTATTGTGTAGTTGCAATGGCACTGTTGATTTTCTAAACGAGCAAAACAGAGGACCACGAGCAAATAGGTCAAAAATTCAGATGATTGAATGCAATTCTTCACTTGACACTGAGAAAGATAGTTCTACCACAGGGGTCGATCATAAATTGTATAATAGTCCTGATTTTGTTACGGAGCACAAGGATGCCATGTTTTTCATAATTAAGTCTTACAGTGAGGATAATGTTCACAAGAGCATTAAATATGGTGTTTGGGCTAGCACTTCCAGTGGTAATAGGAAGTTGGATTCTGCATACCATGAAGCGAAACAAAAAGAAGATCCTTGCCcagttttcttatttttctcg GTAAATGCAAGTGCACATTTCTGTGGGGTATCTGAAATGATTGGACCTGTTGATTTTGAAAAGAGTGTGGATTACTGGCAGCAAGACAGGTGGAGTGGTCAGTTTCCTGTCAAGTGGCATATGGTGAAAGATGTACCCAACAATTTGTTTCGACATATTATACTCGAAAACAATGAAAATAAGCCTGTCACCAACAGCAGAGACACCCAAGAA GTGAAATTGGAAAAGGGTCTGGAGATGCTAGGAATTTTTAAGAAGCATGAATATGAAGTATCAATCATTGACGACTTTGAGTTTTATGAGGAGCGGGAGAAAGCCATGCAGGAGAGAAAGGCTCGCAAGCATAACCAGATGTACAACTCGGCAGGGCCTGTTCGAGCTGCTTTTAGGAATGAGCAAAGGAACCCTCCTGCCATCTCGGGTGACTTCATAAACCGACTATCTAAGAACTTTATTAGTGCTGTCAGGTTGGAAGAAAGAAACAATGCTGACCCAGCAACAGATAAAAATAGTTCCTTGAGTGTTAGTGTTGCTCCTAAACCTGACGAGCTGCAGAAATCAGAGACTACTCCTGCGACAACAAGCAGCTAG